The following are encoded in a window of candidate division WOR-3 bacterium genomic DNA:
- a CDS encoding ABC transporter permease, which translates to MKLHVFFVLKNYLKASRKGLLSFLSIFSIAGVFIGVAALILVIGIMTGFQQELRNRIIGMTPHIMVHKFFFTPFPEDSNHIAKIEEIKGVKACEPFLVTKTVLVRGENSEGVVLKGVKRLPEGVKIVSGDSVFLPGRIYLGLNIAASLAANPEDTVKIYSPTKIKRTPFGMIMSSYDSPVGGVFDAGLYDYNTSFAFIHLRTLQELLGMGDSIAGYEVYLRDPFNAPSVQKEIEKEFGYPFTSTNWMELNRTVFQALKLEKLGMFLVLALTVIVASFGIISVLMLLITQKTREIGVLRAMGFTKRDVRNTFVALGMTFSLIGIIGGLITGVGLSYLSNKFGIFRLPPDVYFIDRVPIVVRPMDVVYIVGLTLVISFIASLIPSLRASKMEPVEAIRYE; encoded by the coding sequence ATGAAACTTCATGTTTTTTTCGTATTAAAAAACTACCTGAAGGCATCGCGAAAGGGCCTTTTATCTTTCTTATCCATCTTCTCCATTGCCGGTGTCTTCATCGGCGTAGCCGCCCTCATACTCGTAATCGGCATAATGACGGGATTTCAACAGGAATTAAGGAACCGGATCATCGGCATGACACCACACATTATGGTCCACAAATTTTTCTTTACACCTTTCCCTGAAGATTCAAATCACATAGCGAAAATTGAAGAAATTAAGGGAGTTAAAGCCTGCGAACCATTCCTTGTAACAAAGACCGTTTTAGTTCGGGGTGAAAATTCGGAAGGTGTGGTTTTAAAGGGTGTAAAGAGGCTTCCCGAGGGTGTAAAAATTGTAAGTGGTGATAGTGTTTTCTTACCGGGGAGAATCTACCTTGGGCTTAACATTGCCGCATCTCTCGCAGCCAACCCAGAAGATACGGTAAAAATCTATTCACCTACCAAAATTAAAAGGACCCCCTTTGGTATGATTATGAGCTCCTATGATTCCCCGGTGGGGGGTGTTTTTGACGCCGGACTTTACGATTACAATACCTCCTTCGCCTTCATCCACTTAAGGACCCTTCAAGAATTGCTGGGTATGGGCGATAGCATTGCAGGTTATGAAGTCTATCTAAGGGATCCCTTTAACGCGCCATCAGTTCAGAAGGAAATTGAGAAGGAATTTGGGTATCCTTTCACCTCGACAAACTGGATGGAACTCAATAGAACGGTTTTTCAGGCGTTAAAACTGGAAAAATTAGGGATGTTCCTTGTCCTCGCCCTCACGGTAATAGTTGCATCCTTTGGCATCATTTCTGTGTTGATGCTTCTAATTACCCAGAAGACGAGGGAGATCGGCGTCCTTCGAGCTATGGGATTCACTAAGAGGGATGTTAGAAACACCTTTGTCGCACTGGGAATGACCTTTTCCCTTATCGGTATCATCGGAGGACTCATAACGGGGGTAGGACTTTCTTACCTTTCCAATAAATTTGGCATCTTCCGATTGCCACCAGACGTATACTTCATCGACAGAGTGCCCATCGTGGTAAGACCTATGGATGTTGTCTATATTGTGGGATTAACCCTTGTGATTTCCTTCATCGCCTCTTTGATCCCATCTTTGAGGGCGAGCAAAATGGAACCCGTTGAGGCGATTCGATATGAGTGA